The Verrucomicrobiales bacterium genome segment CAGCGCGGGGGGGGCGGCGGCGATGATTTGGCTGTTGGTGCCGCCGTAGCTCGTGGTTTTAGTCCAGGCGTGGAGTTCGATGAGTGTTCCACCATCGACCAGCTTTAGATTGACCACCTCCGGGGCAGGGTCTTTGAGTACGGCTGGGTTGGCTTTGGCGACTTCCAACAAGGTGGCGTGAGCCTTCGCCAAGTCGCTGGCGACTCCGACACTAATCTGGAGATCGATCCGGCGGGTCGGGTTGGCGGTGTAATTGGTGATGGTAGCGCCCATGATGGACGAGTTGGGCACAATGATTTTCTTGTTGTCGGCAGTGTGGAGCGTGGTGGAGAACACTTCGACCTCCTCGACCGTGCCCTCGATGCCGGCGGCGTTGACGACGTCGCCCTTACGGAAAGGACGGAAAACCACGATAAGGAATCCAGCCGCGAAGTTGGAAAGGCCACCTTGGAGCGCGAGGCCGATCGCCAGACCGGCGGCCGCTATCACGGCGGCGAACGTTTTG includes the following:
- a CDS encoding mechanosensitive ion channel — encoded protein: MLNYLLFAQAAATEPVIKLPETAIIKPHQTWLTRFEEATGLPSEVAVWGVNILAAIAILFIGYVAAGIARRMVRQLLTKRNIDETISGFVGNLSHAAIMTFVVISALGQVGVDTKTFAAVIAAAGLAIGLALQGGLSNFAAGFLIVVFRPFRKGDVVNAAGIEGTVEEVEVFSTTLHTADNKKIIVPNSSIMGATITNYTANPTRRIDLQISVGVASDLAKAHATLLEVAKANPAVLKDPAPEVVNLKLVDGGTLIELHAWTKTTSYGGTNSQIIAAAPPALAAAGIKGPDKSVFFVERK